A window of bacterium genomic DNA:
CGTATGACCCTCTTGCCAGAGAAATTCAGTTGTTCTCAAGAAAAGGCGCGGCCGCATCTCCCAACGGACAACATTCGCCCATTGATTAATGAGCAAAGGCAGGTCCCGATAGCTTTGAATCCATTCGGCATACATATGCCCGATAATGGTTTCTGAGGTTGGGCGCACTACGAGTGGTTCTTCGAGAGTTTCGCCACCGCCAATCGTCACAACTGCCAATTCCGGCGAAAAGCCTTCGACATGCTCCGCTTCTTTTTTGAGGAAGCTTTCAGGAATTAACAGGGGAAAATAGGCGTTAACGTGCCCTGTTTCCTTGAAACGTTTGTCAAGTGCGGCCTGTAGGTTTTCCCAAATGGCATAGCCATAAGGTCGGATGACCATACATCCGCGTACAGGCGCATGAGAGGCGAGTTCTGCTCTTTGAACAATATCGTTATACCAGCGAGAATAATCTTCGCTGCGAGGGGTTATCTTATCAGCCATGCCAAAGATTGTACCTTGAATAACCACCATCAGTCAGCCATGCACGGGAGTATTGCGTTTATCGGATAAGGTGATAGGAAAGAAGCAAGAGGCAAGAAGCAAGATTCTGGATGAATCAACACACAACAAAGTTGTGTCATTCTGAACGGAGTGAAGAATCTGTCTGAAAAGGGAGCACATCGCAATCAGCCAGGTTAAGACGGGTTTGCTTCGGTACAAACCTCCTCGCAAAAACACGTTTTTTTTATACTTCTGGAATCCTCATCTAACTTCGCACTAACTCTCTAAGTGACGCTTCGAAGGTGGGGAAGCTTGTTTCTATGCATTCGGTGTTGTTGATGGTGGTATCGCCCTCAGCGATCAGGGCCGCGATGGCTAGGGACATCGAAATGCGGTGATCGTTGTGGCTTTCGACGATAGCGCCTTTAAGAGGAGTTGGGCCGCTGATTATGAGGCCATCAGGGGTTTCTTCTATCTGAGCGCCCATCTTACGAAGCTCTTGTGTTATCGTTGACAACCGGTCGCTTTCTTTTACTCGAAGCTCTTGGGCGCCCGTGATGACCGTTTCTCCATGAGCTTGAGTTGCAGCAACTGCGAGGATGGGGATTTCATCGATAAGTCGCGGCATAAAGTCGGCATCAATACTCATAGCCTTAAGCGGATGTGTTGAAACCTGTAAATCACCAATCGGTTCACCACCGCTGATGTATTCACTCATCACCTGAATCTCTGCCCCTGCGGCATTTAGGACGTCAAGAATTCCCATTCTAGTCGGATTCAGCCCAACGTTTTCGAGGAATATATTGCTGTTGGGTACTAATAATGCAGCGACTAAGAAAAAGGCTGCAGATGAAATATCTCCTGGCACGATCACATCACAAGCCGACAGCTTTTGGCCGCCTTTGAGACTTACGCTCAAGTGGTCATGTTCAAGTTCGTATCCAAACCCTGCCAGCATTCGCTCGGTGTGGTCGCGTGAGAGCGAAGGTTCGATTACTTGTGTCATACCCTCAGCAAACAAACCCGCAAGCAAAATGCACGATTTAACCTGAGCGCTTGCGACGGGAGAGATATATCGAATGCCATGCAGATTTCCGCCTTGGATAGATAAGGGAGCGTTGTTGGCATTATTTTGGCCGTCTATAGTCACGCCCATGCTACGAAGAGGCTCTACAATCCGCTTCATGGGTCGGCGTCTAATAGAGTCATCGCCTGTTAAGACACTTTGAAACGGTTGACCTGCTAATACACCGGCCATCAAGCGCAACCCTGTTCCTGAGTTGCCGAAATCAAGCACATCTTTTGGTGTTTGAAGACCGGTTGCTCCACACCCTTGAACTATATATTCACCCGTTTCTATTTTCGAGACAGCAACTCCGAGAGCTTGAATGGCATGCATCGTTCTCATGCAGTCATCGGCCTCAAGAAAGCATTGGATAACACTACGTCCATGAGCAAGCGCCCCAAGGATAACCGCTCGATGTGAAATCGACTTATCCCCCGGCGGTGTCCAAGTACCTATTATAGCGTGAACAGGTTCAATTCTAATTTGGGTCATCGACTGCCGTCTGGTAACAGGAAGAGGTCGGTTGGGCCATCTATATCCGGGTTGGTGACGATGCCTTTGTTATCATAACCATCTTGGCCAACACTATATAGGCGGTAAGTATCACCTTGGAATTGATAGATGAACTGTTTGCCGGAGAAGGGATCGATAATCATCTCATTTCCCAACTCTTCTAAGAGTTTCGGGTATCGCCCTATCTTTAATTTGTAGACACGGAGCATCAGATGCAGATAGAGTAACTGCCGACGCGCTTGGTATTTTTGCAAATTCTCTATGGAGGATAAAGGAGTGTAACAAATCAGTAATTGATTATCGATTTCAAATGACGACTTGATTTCATCCACTACTGAGATTTGCTCCCAAAGAGGCTTATCTAACTCCTTAACTGCCTTTTCACGAAGAGCTTCGAACTTATCAGTAATACGCTTTGTAAATGCTTTAAGCCCTTCGGGTGTGCTTATTTCCTTCTTTAGTTGAGCTATTACTTCTACATCATGTGGGTCTGTTTTGCCCTTAGCTGATTCAGGCGACAACTCTCCAGTGACAGGATCTTTAAATAATTCAGAAAAGACTGAATCGGAATCGTTCGGGTTCTTTAAGTCTTCATCCAAATTTTGGCGATCTCTTTCCCAATCATGGATTAAGCCTTGTTTACGAATTGATGAAAGAGATTCAGCGTTGCGCAAAGCTTGAGCGATTAATTTACATTCTTTAGCAGAGAAAAAGTCAATTTGCTTTGCTACGGGACTGATTAATAATGATTCACATCCTAGTCCTACTTGAAATTCAAGAGTATTTGGTTTTTGGATATCCTGTACTAATTTCATTCCATCTTGAAATTCTTGCACAACATCCATGCCATCCTCTTCAGATAGACTATGATTGATCTGAATGAGGCGAAGGCGCGCCAAACTACGATAGCCAGCATACTCGCTTAATCGCTCCGTTTCCTTTCGTTCGGGAACTGGGTCCCAAAAAGCTAACTTGGCGGCTATATCCATTAAATCTATTACTTCTTTGTTTGCGTTGAGATAGCGTAAAGCGGCATCAGAAGGTGGTTGTTCTGAATAGTTAAGGTTGTCCATCTCATCTTTCTGATCAGGAGGAAGCTTTTGCCAATAGGCGTCCAACTTCTGTACTGCCGTAAGATAGTAATCGTAAGCATTCTTAGACGGCAGTTTGGGCTGGTAGGGTTCAGTGGTTTCAACCGTATAGGCGATGGCAGTGGATAGCAGTATGATAACTAAGGCTAGTTTGTATCTGGACATTTTATTTTCTCCTTCACTTACATTGTCGCTTAAATCGAATGGGTAATTCTACTTATATCACAGATTAAGGCTTAGAAACCTACTTTTTCAGTCTTTATGCTGCGGGCTTCTTCGAAGAAGTGTTGCAGAGATGTAGTATCTTCGTTTTCGAGGGCTTTTCGGAAGTAGACTAGTTCATCCTCAAGCTGTTGGATAGTGTCAATTAGCTCGTTGCGATTGGTCAGGGAAATGCGTGTCCACATGGTGGAGGGGCTGGCCGCTACTCGCGTTGCGTCCTCCCAACTTGGCCCTGCAAGGTCATAACGCCCCTCTTTTGAAGCTATACGCATTAGTGATGCAGCTAGAACATGTGGGAGATGACTGAGAATAGCGATTTGCCGATCATGTTCATCGGCTGGAACGGTAACCACATGCGCGCCTGTTTGAGTGATTATTTCCGAGACGGCTTCAAGAGTTTGATCAGAAGTGTTTTCGGTGGGAGTAAGTATCCACGGCCGGTTGATAAAAAGATCTGGAATGGCGGAATTGAATCCGCCCTTCTCGCGACCAGCCATTGGATGCCCTCCGATGAAATTGGAAGGGAAGGGAAGAGATAAAGCCCACTTAATCACCGGCCCCTTGACCCCCGCAACGTCGGTAATGATTGTACTTGGAGTTAAGATTGGCTTGAGTTTGGCAAAGACATCCGAGATCGCTTCCAACGGAACGCATAAGACGATTAGACTGGAGTTACTTAGGACTTGAAAATCGGTCGATGTTTTGGAAAGCGCTTTGGCTGTGAGAGCATCCTGACATACCGTATCGTCAACATCAACGCCGACAATGTAATTAAACCCAGCTTTTTTTAGCGCAAGAGCAAGGGAGCCTCCGATAAGGCCAAGACCAACAATTCCAATTTCATGCTCTACTGTGTCCATTAACTCTCTCGATTAACTTTTCATTGAGGGGAAGCTTCTGCCGACTGATTTGGCTACAGGCCCTACATCTTTCATAAGGGAAGTGAAT
This region includes:
- a CDS encoding prephenate dehydrogenase/arogenate dehydrogenase family protein: MDTVEHEIGIVGLGLIGGSLALALKKAGFNYIVGVDVDDTVCQDALTAKALSKTSTDFQVLSNSSLIVLCVPLEAISDVFAKLKPILTPSTIITDVAGVKGPVIKWALSLPFPSNFIGGHPMAGREKGGFNSAIPDLFINRPWILTPTENTSDQTLEAVSEIITQTGAHVVTVPADEHDRQIAILSHLPHVLAASLMRIASKEGRYDLAGPSWEDATRVAASPSTMWTRISLTNRNELIDTIQQLEDELVYFRKALENEDTTSLQHFFEEARSIKTEKVGF
- the aroA gene encoding 3-phosphoshikimate 1-carboxyvinyltransferase, which codes for MTQIRIEPVHAIIGTWTPPGDKSISHRAVILGALAHGRSVIQCFLEADDCMRTMHAIQALGVAVSKIETGEYIVQGCGATGLQTPKDVLDFGNSGTGLRLMAGVLAGQPFQSVLTGDDSIRRRPMKRIVEPLRSMGVTIDGQNNANNAPLSIQGGNLHGIRYISPVASAQVKSCILLAGLFAEGMTQVIEPSLSRDHTERMLAGFGYELEHDHLSVSLKGGQKLSACDVIVPGDISSAAFFLVAALLVPNSNIFLENVGLNPTRMGILDVLNAAGAEIQVMSEYISGGEPIGDLQVSTHPLKAMSIDADFMPRLIDEIPILAVAATQAHGETVITGAQELRVKESDRLSTITQELRKMGAQIEETPDGLIISGPTPLKGAIVESHNDHRISMSLAIAALIAEGDTTINNTECIETSFPTFEASLRELVRS